From a single Oreochromis niloticus isolate F11D_XX linkage group LG3, O_niloticus_UMD_NMBU, whole genome shotgun sequence genomic region:
- the actn3b gene encoding alpha-actinin-3b — MTAVETQITYTNSYTIQHEDTYMTQEEDWDRDLLLDPAWEKQQRKTFTAWCNSHLRKAGTQIENIEEDFRNGLKLMLLLEVISGERLPKPDKGKMRFHKIANVNKALDFICSKGVKLVSIGAEEIVDGNVKMTLGMIWTIILRFAIQDISVEETSAKEGLLLWCQRKTAPYRNVNVQNFHISWKDGLALCALIHRHRPDLIDYSKLRKDDPIGNLNTAFEVAEKYLDIPKMLDAEDIVNTPKPDEKAIMTYVSCFYHAFAGAEQAETAANRICKVLAVNQENEKLMEEYEKLASELLEWIRRTIPWLENRVAEQTMRAMQQKLEDFRDYRRVHKPPRVQEKCQLEINFNTLQTKLRLSNRPAFMPSEGKMVSDIANAWKGLEQVEKGYEEWLLTEIRRLERLDHLAEKFKQKCAMHEAWTAGKEDLLSQKDYESASLMEIRALMRKHEAFESDLAAHQDRVEQIAAIAQELNELDYHDAATVNTRCQGICDQWDNLGTLTQKRRDSLERVEKLWETIDQLYLEFAKRAAPFNNWMDGAMEDLQDMFIVHSIEEIQSLITAHDQFKATLPEADKERMATLGIHNEILKIAQTYGIKLSGINPYTNLSLQDISTKWDTVKHFVPLRDQMLQEEVARQQANERLRRQFAAQANIIGPWIQTKMEEISHVSVDIAGSLEEQMNSLKQYEQNIINYKSNIDKLEGDHQLIQESLIFDNKHTNYTMEHIRVGWEQLLTTIARTINEVENQILTRDAKGISQEQLNEFRASFNHFDRKRNGMMDPDDFRACLISMGYDLGEVEFARIMTLVDPNNTGVVTFQAFIDFMTRETAETDTAEQVMASFKILASDKNYITVEELRRELPPEQAEYCITRMTRYAGPDSPPGALDYISFSSALYGESDL; from the exons ACCTTCACAGCTTGGTGTAACTCCCACTTGAGGAAGGCCGGGACACAGATTGAGAACATTGAAGAGGATTTCAGAAATGGCCTCAAActcatgctgctgctggaggtCATATCAG GTGAGAGGCTGCCCAAACCCGACAAAGGCAAGATGCGTTTCCACAAGATCGCCAACGTTAACAAAGCTTTGGACTTCATCTGCAGCAAGGGGGTCAAGCTGGTGTCTATTGGTGCTGAGG AAATCGTCGACGGTAACGTGAAGATGACTCTTGGTATGATCTGGACCATCATCCTGCGTTTCGCCATCCAGGACATCTCTGTGGAAG AGACCTCTGCTAAGGAGGGTCTGCTGCTGTGGTGCCAGAGGAAGACTGCCCCCTACAGGAACGTCAATGTACAGAACTTCCACATTAG TTGGAAGGATGGCCTGGCCCTGTGTGCCCTCATCCACAGACACAGACCCGACCTCATTGACTACTCCAAACTGAGAAAG GACGACCCCATCGGTAACCTGAACACCGCCTTCGAGGTGGCTGAGAAGTACCTGGACATCCCGAAGATGCTCGACGCTGAAG ATATTGTGAACACACCCAAACCTGACGAGAAGGCCATCATGACCTACGTGTCCTGCTTCTACCACGCCTTCGCTGGCGCAGAGCAG GCCGAGACAGCTGCCAACCGTATCTGCAAGGTGCTGGCCGTCAACCAGGAGAACGAGAAACTGATGGAGGAGTACGAGAAGCTGGCCAGCGAG CTTCTTGAGTGGATCCGTCGCACCATCCCCTGGCTGGAGAACCGCGTGGCGGAGCAGACCATGCGCGCCATGCAGCAGAAGCTGGAGGATTTCCGTGACTACCGTCGTGTCCACAAGCCGCCCCGCgtgcaggagaaatgccagctgGAGATCAACTTCAACACCCTGCAGACCAAGCTGAGGCTCAGCAACAGGCCCGCCTTCATGCCCTCTGAGGGCAAGATGGTGTCG GATATCGCAAATGCCTGGAAAGGTCTGGAGCAGGTGGAGAAGGGCTACGAGGAGTGGCTGCTGACAGAGATCCGCCGCCTGGAGAGACTCGACCACCTGGCCGAGAAGTTCAAGCAGAAGTGCGCCATGCACGAGGCCTGGACCGCAG gtaagGAGGATCTTCTGTCCCAGAAGGACTACGAGTCGGCCTCGCTGATGGAGATCAGAGCCCTGATGAGGAAGCACGAGGCCTTCGAGAGCGACCTCGCCGCTCACCAGGACAGGGTGGAGCAGATCGCCGCCATCGCCCAGGAGCTGAA tgAGCTGGACTACCACGATGCTGCTACAGTCAACACCCGCTGTCAGGGTATCTGTGACCAGTGGGACAATCTGGGCACGCTCACCCAGAAGAGGAGGGATTCACTGGAG CGTGTGGAGAAGCTGTGGGAGACCATTGACCAGCTGTACCTGGAGTTCGCCAAGAGGGCGGCACCCTTCAACAACTGGATGGACGGAGCCATGGAGGACCTGCAGGACATGTTCATTGTCCACAGCATTGAAGAGATCCAG AGTCTGATCACAGCTCACGACCAGTTCAAGGCCACTCTGCCCGAGGCCGACAAGGAGCGCATGGCCACTCTGGGCATCCACAACGAGATCCTGAAGATCGCCCAGACCTACGGCATCAAGCTGTCCGGAATCAACCCGTACACCAACCTCTCCCTGCAGGACATCAGCACTAAGTGGGACACT gtgaagcACTTCGTGCCCCTCAGAGACCAAATGCTCCAGGAGGAGGTGGCCAGGCAGCAGGCCAATGAGAGACTGAGGCGCCAGTTCGCCGCTCAGGCCAACATCATCGGACCCTGGATTCAAACCAAGATGGAG GAGATCAGCCACGTGTCTGTGGACATCGCCGGCTCCCTGGAGGAACAGATGAACAGCCTGAAGCAGTACGAGCAGAACATCATCAACTACAAATCCAACATCGACAAACTGGAGGGAGACCACCAGCTCATCCAGGAGTCCCTCATCTTCGACAACAAGCACACCAACTACACCATGGAG CACATCCGTGTGGGCTGGGAGCAGCTGCTCACCACTATCGCCAGAACCATCAACGAGGTCGAGAACCAGATCCTGACCCGCGACGCCAAGGGCATCAGCCAGGAGCAGCTCAACGAGTTCAGGGCCTCCTTCAACCACTTCGACAGG AAGAGAAACGGCATGATGGACCCAGACGACTTCCGTGCCTGTCTCATCTCCATGGGTTACGATCTG GGTGAGGTGGAGTTTGCGCGTATCATGACCCTGGTGGACCCCAACAACACAGGCGTTGTGACCTTCCAGGCCTTCATCGACTTCATGACCCGCGAGACCGCCGAGACCGACACTGCAGAACAAGTCATGGCCTCCTTCAAGATTCTGGCTTCAGACAAG AATTACATCACGGTGGAGGAGCTGCGCAGGGAGCTGCCTCCCGAGCAGGCGGAGTACTGCATCACCCGCATGACCAGGTACGCCGGACCGGACAGTCCTCCCGGCGCCCTGGACTACATCTCCTTCTCCAGTGCCCTCTACGGAGAGAGCGACTTATAA